From one Lycium ferocissimum isolate CSIRO_LF1 chromosome 5, AGI_CSIRO_Lferr_CH_V1, whole genome shotgun sequence genomic stretch:
- the LOC132058482 gene encoding uncharacterized protein LOC132058482 has translation MASLAVQKQQGNCILSVSVESLQAFSLDNYPLPFFDVKAIKLKNTGLGTVRGQRQAMCQLDNNIRDVSPIRKTEKLDSRTKALISTFAVGGPGILLVKSLQHRN, from the exons ATGGCCTCCCTCGCCGTGCAAAAACAACAGGGCAACTGCATCTTAAGTGTATCCGTGGAGTCACTTCAGGCCTTCTCCCTTGATAATTATCCTCTTCCCTTCTTTGATGTCAAGGCAAT aaaattgaagaatacTGGGTTAGGTACTGTGCGCGGACAGCGTCAAGCTATGTGTCAGTTGGACAACAATATTCGCGATGTTTCTCCTATCAGAAAGACCGAGAAGCTTGACTCAAGAACCAAAGCTCTCATCTCAACATTTGCAGTTGGTGGCCCGGGAATCCTCTTGGTTAAGAGCCTGCAACACCGAAACTGA